A stretch of DNA from Nitrospirota bacterium:
GTGTATTTTGCATCTATAACGCATGATACCTTTATCTCCGATGTGCTTATCATCATGATATTTATGTTGTGTTTTGCAAGGGTCTCAAACATCTGTGCCGCAACCCCCGAATGTGTTCTCATTCCCACGCCTATTATGGAGACCTTCGAGATGTCCTCTCTCATGTCAACACATTTTGCCTTAAGTTCCTTTGCAATCGTGTTTGTCAGTTTCAGTGCCTTTTTGCTGTCTGTTCTTGGAACTGTAAAGGATATATCGGTTGCCAATCCATCGGGGCTAATATTCTGCACAATCATGTCAACCACTATATTGGCTTCTGCAACGGCATTAAAGAGCTTTGCGGCTATGCCGGGCCTGTCAGGGACCCCTATGACCGTAATCTTTGCTTGGTTTTTGTCGTATGCAACTCCAGAGACCACGACCTTTTCCATGTCCTTATCCTCCTTGGTAACAAATGTTCCGGGGTTATAGTTAAAAGACGACCTAACAACAATAGGGACATTGTATTTCTTTGCAAACTCCACTGACCTCGTTTGAAGTACCTTTGCACCCAAGCTTGCAAGCTCAAGCATCTCCTCATATGAGACCTTATCGAGCTTTTTTGCCTCTGGCACTATATCTGGGTCCGTTGTGTAGACCCCGTCCACATCGGTGTATATCTCGCAAAGGTCAGCCTTGAGTGCGGCAGACACTGCAACTGCAGTAAGGTCAGAGCCACCCCTTCCGAGGGTTGTTACATCCTCTGTCTCTGTAATTCCCTGAAACCCTGCTATAACAGGAATAATCTTTCTTCCTATAGCATCCTTGACCCTTTTGGCAGTAACCTTCTCTATCTTTGCCCTTGTGTGTGCAGTGTCTGTGATAATGCCTACCTGTCTTCCTGTAAGGGCTACGGATTTCTTTCCCAATGCACTTATCGCCAGAGCTGTAAGTGCGCTTGTAATCCGCTCTCCAGAGGAAAGGAGCATGTCCATCTCCCGCTCCGATGGCGAAGTGGAGAACTCATGTGCAAGTGAAATGAGCTTGTCTGTTTCTCCTGCCATGGCTGAGACAACCACAACAACCTTATTACCCTCATTTACAGTCTTTACGACACGCTCTGCAACTGCCTTGATTCTTTCGGCATTTGCAACTGATGTGCCTCCATATTTCTGGACAATAAGCATTTAAGTTAAAATCTCCTTTATAACTCTAAGAATATCTTCTGCCCTATCAATACATGTCCTCGCATCATCCTCATCATATGCCATATCAGGTGTTATGTCAGGTAAGCCATTGGGGTATCGGGTAGGGATATAGTGTTTATCTAAGTATTTAGCACCCTTTAAAAAATATTTTAACTTTTCATAGATATCCGCATTGACATATTTTAAATCCGCAATAAGCTTTAGAATCGAATGCCCCCATGGTTCTTCATCATTAAAATACCATAGTGCCTTTACTGCCTTTTCAACTGCTTGATGAGAGAAAAAACACGAATGCGCAAATCTGCTATTATTGCTCAATAGTTTTGCAGTATCAATGTCACTTATAGCTGTCTCAAGCCATAAGGTAGCCTTCTTTTTATCTTTTTCCTTGCTCATACAATATCTTTCCTTCTTTTAATGCCCTGAGAATAAACTTATTCCCATCTGCTTTCATCTTCTCAAATTCCCGTAGTGTATAAACCAGCACATCTATACCAAACGACTTTAATGCATCTTTATCCCAGAGGTCATCAAGATACCTGCCGATTCTATCAATAAATCTTTCTTTCGTATCCTCAATAAATATAACATCTATATCGCTTCTTCTGGAGTAGTCACCTTTTGCAAATGAGCCAAAGACAAGGGCCAACATTGCATTATGAGCCTTGGCTACCTCAACTATAGACGAGTAAATCTTATTAATATCTATAGCCTCTCTACTTATCATAATCTTTATCAGGGACTTCTAAATTCGCCGATTTTATGCTGTCCATCTTACTTTTCTTTTATAAAATAATCCATGAGCTTATAGCCTTCTTCTATAACCATAATGTTGTCTCTGTCTTTGATTGTCTCATCGAAAGCCGCACCCTCGTTTTTCCTTTTGCTCCTACTATCGTATATAACG
This window harbors:
- a CDS encoding aspartate kinase encodes the protein MLIVQKYGGTSVANAERIKAVAERVVKTVNEGNKVVVVVSAMAGETDKLISLAHEFSTSPSEREMDMLLSSGERITSALTALAISALGKKSVALTGRQVGIITDTAHTRAKIEKVTAKRVKDAIGRKIIPVIAGFQGITETEDVTTLGRGGSDLTAVAVSAALKADLCEIYTDVDGVYTTDPDIVPEAKKLDKVSYEEMLELASLGAKVLQTRSVEFAKKYNVPIVVRSSFNYNPGTFVTKEDKDMEKVVVSGVAYDKNQAKITVIGVPDRPGIAAKLFNAVAEANIVVDMIVQNISPDGLATDISFTVPRTDSKKALKLTNTIAKELKAKCVDMREDISKVSIIGVGMRTHSGVAAQMFETLAKHNINIMMISTSEIKVSCVIDAKYTELAVRVLHDSFGLSG
- a CDS encoding HEPN domain-containing protein — encoded protein: MSKEKDKKKATLWLETAISDIDTAKLLSNNSRFAHSCFFSHQAVEKAVKALWYFNDEEPWGHSILKLIADLKYVNADIYEKLKYFLKGAKYLDKHYIPTRYPNGLPDITPDMAYDEDDARTCIDRAEDILRVIKEILT
- a CDS encoding nucleotidyltransferase domain-containing protein; the protein is MISREAIDINKIYSSIVEVAKAHNAMLALVFGSFAKGDYSRRSDIDVIFIEDTKERFIDRIGRYLDDLWDKDALKSFGIDVLVYTLREFEKMKADGNKFILRALKEGKILYEQGKR